One Hippoglossus hippoglossus isolate fHipHip1 chromosome 13, fHipHip1.pri, whole genome shotgun sequence genomic window carries:
- the b3gnt2l gene encoding N-acetyllactosaminide beta-1,3-N-acetylglucosaminyltransferase 2, translated as MRCIQAFGAVVLLLTLFKIFFSTLHLMTTYSHKDQPKSLSLQVHDSDVTTQSSEQESFTQPRPVDVLNVSLFEGLTQTIPQNAAYWNRLLYSALRILDQSKLADWSNCRETNQEQLQTNVHDVASYPVLLQDFLKGMNCSTSPVLINQPDKCSSSQEDGNNQAFLLFAIKSTPGNFEGRQAVRETWGKERVYQRGLRVRTVFLLGNSPPDGIDLSPMLSLEAKHFRDVLQWDFQESFFNLTLKGNMFLQWTLKDCPRVSFVFSGDDDVFVNTPALLRYLKSLQASQASHLYVGHVISTASPIRTPNNKYYIPLSFYDGPYPAYAGGGGFVISGALLQSLYSVSRFIPFFPIDDVYTGMCAKALGVSPEAHPGFQTFDIKEPDRGNVCVHKDLIMVHQRSPVQMKRLWKGINSPLLTC; from the coding sequence ATGAGATGCATTCAAGCCTTCGGTGCTGtggttctcctcctcactttgtTTAAGATCTTCTTCTCAACCCTTCACCTGATGACCACCTACAGCCACAAGGATCAACCGAAGTCTCTTAGCCTCCAGGTCCACGACAGCGACGTGACAACGCAATCCTCCGAGCAGGAAAGCTTCACGCAGCCTCGCCCTGTTGATGTGCtcaatgtgtctttgtttgaagGCCTCACACAGACCATACCTCAAAATGCAGCGTACTGGAACCGCCTGCTGTACTCGGCCCTTAGGATTCTGGACCAGAGTAAACTCGCTGACTGGTCAAACTGCAGGGAGACGAATCAGGAGCAGCTGCAAACCAACGTGCACGACGTCGCCTCCTATCCTGTCTTGTTGCAGGACTTTTTGAAGGGCATGAACTGTAGCACCTCTCCAGTCCTCATCAATCAACCCGACAAGTGCAGCTCAAGTCAGGAGGATGGAAACAACCAAGCCTTCCTGTTGTTCGCCATCAAGTCAACTCCTGGAAACTTTGAGGGGAGACAGGCGGTGCGGGAGACCTGGGGCAAAGAGAGGGTGTATCAGAGAGGCCTGAGGGTCCGCACGGTGTTCCTCCTGGGTAACTCCCCGCCGGACGGCATTGACCTCAGCCCAATGCTCTCACTTGAGGCAAAACACTTCAGGGACGTCCTGCAGTGGGATTTCCAAGAATCCTTCTTCAACCTGACGCTGAAAGGGAATATGTTCCTCCAGTGGACACTAAAAGACTGTCCTCGTGTCTCTTTCGTCTTCAGTGGGGATGATGATGTATTTGTCAACACACCAGCATTGCTCAGATACCTGAAGTCTCTGCAGGCTTCTCAAGCATCTCACTTGTATGTTGGACACGTCATAAGTACAGCAAGTCCCATCAGGACCCCGAACAACAAATACTACATTCCTCTGAGTTTCTATGATGGCCCATACCCTGCTTATGCTGGTGGAGGCGGTTTTGTCATCTCTGGAGCGTTGCTGCAGTCTCTATATTCTGTTTCTCGTTTCATTCCCTTCTTCCCCATCGATGATGTCTACACTGGGATGTGCGCTAAGGCTCTGGGAGTTTCTCCTGAGGCCCACCCAGGCTTTCAGACCTTTGACATCAAGGAGCCAGATCgtgggaatgtgtgtgtccataaaGATCTTATTATGGTCCATCAGCGCTCTCCAGTGCAGATGAAGAGGCTGTGGAAGGGCATTAACAGCCCCCTGTTGACTTGTTGA
- the napab gene encoding N-ethylmaleimide-sensitive factor attachment protein, alpha b, translating into MDNSGKEKEATALMAEADKKMNSSKSFFGAMFGGSSKLEEACDMYVRAANMFKMAKNWCAAGNAFSQAARLHLQMQSKHDAATNFIDAGNAFKKADPQEAINCLNRAIEIYTDMGRFTIAAKHHISIAEIYETELVDIDKAIAHYEQAADYYKGEESTSSANKCLLKVATYAAQLEQYPKAIEIYEQVGTHAMDSTLLKYSAKDHFFKAALCHFCVDMLNAKLAVQKYEEMFPAFSDSREYKLVKKLLDAYEEQNVEAYTDSVKEYDTISRLDQWLTTMLLRIKKTIQDDESDLR; encoded by the exons atggacaACAGCGGGAAAGAGAAGGAGGCGACGGCCCTGATGGCGGAGGCGGACAAGAAGATGAACTCGTCGAAGTCGTTCTTTGGAGCGATGTTCGG GGGTTCCTCCAAGCTTGAAGAGGCCTGTGACATGTATGTGAGGGCAGCCAACATGTTCAAAATGGCCAAAAATTGGTGCG CTGCGGGAAATGCGTTCTCCCAGGCTGCTCGCCTCCACCTGCAGATGCAGAGCAAACACGACGCAGCGACCAACTTCATAGACGCTGGAAATGCCTTCAAAAAAGCAGATCCGCAAG AGGCCATAAACTGCCTAAACCGAGCTATTGAGATCTACACAGATATG ggCCGCTTCACCATCGCAGCCAAACACCACATCTCCATTGCTGAAATATACGAGACGGAGCTGGTGGACATCGACAAG GCCATTGCTCATTATGAACAGGCAGCAGATTATTACAAAGGGGAAGAATCCACCAG ttctGCAAACAAGTGCCTTCTGAAAGTAGCAACTTACGCAGCTCAGCTGGAGCAGTACCCAAAAGCTATTGAGATCTACGAGCAG GTGGGAACCCACGCGATGGACAGTACGCTCCTGAAATATAGTGCCAAGGATCACTTCTTCAAGGCAGCGCTCTGTCACTTCTGTGTAGACATGCTGAATGCAAAA CTCGCTGTGCAGAAGTACGAAGAAATGTTCCCGGCCTTTTCAGACTCCAGAGAGTACAAACTGGTGAAG AAACTTCTCGATGCCTATGAAGAACAGAATGTGGAGGCCTATACTGATTCG GTGAAGGAATACGACACCATTTCACGGTTGGACCAGTGGCTCACCACCATGCTTCTCCGCATCAAGAAAACCATACAGGACGACGAGAGCGACCTTCGCTGA